In the genome of Streptomyces sp. SLBN-118, the window CGCGCGGCGGAGCCGCACGTTGTCTCAGCGTCCGGGGAGCTATATGTCCAGCGAATACGCAAAACAGCTCGGGGCCAAGCTCCGCGCCATCCGCACCCAGCAGGGGCTTTCCCTCCACGGCGTGGAAGAGAAGTCCCTGGGCCGTTGGAAGGCCGTTGTGGTCGGCTCGTACGAGCGCGGCGACCGGGCCGTGACCGTACAGCGACTTGCCGAGCTTGCGGACTTCTACGGCGTCCCGGTGCAGGAGCTGCTTCCCGGCACCACGCCGGGCGGGGCCGCCGAGCCGCCGCCGAAGCTCGTCCTCGACCTGGAGCGGCTGGCCCACGTGCCGCAGGAGAAGGCCGGCCCGCTGCAGCGCTATGCCGCCACGATCCAGTCCCAGCGCGGCGACTACAACGGCAAGGTGCTGTCGATCCGTCAGGACGACCTGCGCACCCTGGCCGTGATCTATGACCAGTCGCCGTCGGTCCTGACCGAGCAGCTCATCAGCTGGGGCGTGCTCGACGCGGACGCGCGGCGCGCGGTCAGCCACGAAGAGGGCTGACGCCCCTTCAGGAGAAACGTCACCTCGGAGGGCGAATCCGTCATGTACGGGTTCGCCCTCCGCCGTGTTTGCGGGCCGCGCCGGTCCACGCAGAAACGCCGACGGGGCTGGAAGATCCAGCCCCGTCGGCGTTCGGTGGGCGTGATTCGGCGAGGAGCCCGAGGAGCGCCCTGCCAGGCCGTGTCCGGTCGGTCAGGACCTAGTCGCGGCGCAGGCTCGGCTTGAGGTCCTTGAAGCGGCCGAGCATGCCGTTCACGAACGACGGCGACTCGTCGGTGGAGAA includes:
- the bldD gene encoding transcriptional regulator BldD; amino-acid sequence: MSSEYAKQLGAKLRAIRTQQGLSLHGVEEKSLGRWKAVVVGSYERGDRAVTVQRLAELADFYGVPVQELLPGTTPGGAAEPPPKLVLDLERLAHVPQEKAGPLQRYAATIQSQRGDYNGKVLSIRQDDLRTLAVIYDQSPSVLTEQLISWGVLDADARRAVSHEEG